A region from the Campylobacter subantarcticus LMG 24377 genome encodes:
- a CDS encoding RloB domain-containing protein, translated as MWCEGKTEEDYFNSLFKYLNYDNVKIDVKNLKNNNSYKNILYKIEKAPYIDKLIIVMDLDRAKSDTNKLKILEKLIKHIKNSKDKHLFLTLDDFEDWLRFHFVDNSKNNKTNFYKKLGYSDSKNFKSSTNDLYSQILNKGGCIENAEKYFCNIAVFCNDQREIDKNSLNNLTQSNLYYFRKLLEQYNGI; from the coding sequence ATTTGGTGTGAAGGTAAAACAGAAGAAGATTATTTTAATTCTCTTTTTAAATATCTAAATTATGATAATGTTAAAATAGATGTAAAAAATTTAAAAAATAATAATTCATATAAAAACATTCTTTATAAAATAGAAAAAGCACCTTATATTGATAAGCTTATTATTGTAATGGATCTAGATAGAGCAAAAAGTGATACTAATAAGTTAAAAATTTTAGAAAAACTTATAAAACATATAAAAAATTCAAAAGACAAGCATTTATTTCTTACTCTTGATGATTTTGAAGATTGGCTTAGATTTCATTTTGTAGATAATAGTAAAAATAACAAAACAAATTTTTATAAAAAATTAGGATATAGCGATAGTAAGAATTTTAAATCATCTACTAACGATTTATATTCTCAAATATTAAATAAAGGTGGATGTATAGAAAATGCTGAAAAGTATTTTTGCAATATCGCTGTTTTTTGCAATGACCAGCGTGAGATTGATAAAAATTCACTAAATAATCTAACTCAAAGTAATCTATATTATTTTAGAAAATTATTAGAACAATATAATGGTATTTAA
- a CDS encoding AAA family ATPase, translated as MLRKIEISGLYSFGIETQIVDFTAKPKSKLKNTKYEYNFNLSQAGKPMKSAVFFGKNTSGKTNFFIGVKILLNIIKYGFSHTLREHLTDNAFNENSNSIKLSIELSNNNKDIFTYSIEFDKKYILKESFLKNNKIIYEFENDKAIFNIDSKEKNKQLELFFSRNLSENIFYFLKDFDIKQKEIFMNLINNIEVYMNSNYSKKYNFEFEENKKKYFLEHKESILEIFQLLDKTIKDFEFKKYEKDGKNIYEIFFVRNGKKFNYQIESEGIKKIVYFADKITQIIKEGKIVFIDELDSSISTLALILIFNNLINTEENHNGQLIVSSHNVLLFDVSFLNSQQIFLIQKDQYLESKIRTYYDYDIRSEKKKAYIDYLKGLYDE; from the coding sequence ATGTTAAGAAAAATAGAAATATCTGGTCTATATTCTTTTGGAATAGAAACACAAATTGTTGATTTTACAGCAAAGCCAAAAAGTAAGTTAAAAAATACAAAATATGAGTATAATTTTAATTTATCACAAGCTGGGAAACCTATGAAATCAGCAGTTTTTTTTGGAAAGAATACTAGCGGAAAAACTAACTTTTTTATAGGCGTAAAAATTTTACTAAATATAATTAAATATGGCTTTTCACATACCCTAAGAGAGCATTTAACAGACAATGCCTTTAATGAAAATTCAAATTCTATAAAATTAAGTATTGAGTTATCTAATAACAATAAAGATATTTTTACATATTCGATAGAGTTTGATAAAAAATATATCCTAAAAGAATCTTTTTTGAAAAATAATAAAATTATATATGAATTTGAGAATGATAAGGCTATTTTTAATATTGATAGTAAAGAAAAAAATAAACAGCTAGAGTTATTCTTTTCAAGAAATCTTAGTGAAAATATATTTTATTTCTTAAAAGATTTTGACATAAAACAAAAAGAAATATTTATGAATCTTATAAACAATATCGAAGTTTATATGAATAGTAATTATTCAAAAAAATATAATTTTGAATTTGAAGAAAATAAAAAGAAATATTTTTTAGAACACAAAGAAAGTATTTTGGAAATTTTTCAATTGTTAGATAAAACTATAAAAGATTTTGAGTTTAAAAAGTATGAAAAAGATGGAAAGAATATATACGAAATCTTTTTTGTTCGCAATGGAAAGAAATTTAATTATCAAATAGAATCAGAAGGTATTAAAAAAATAGTATATTTTGCAGATAAAATAACCCAAATTATCAAGGAAGGAAAAATTGTTTTTATTGATGAATTAGATTCTTCAATAAGCACTTTGGCGCTAATACTTATATTTAACAATCTTATTAATACAGAGGAAAATCATAATGGACAATTAATTGTTTCATCTCATAATGTTTTATTATTTGATGTTAGTTTTTTAAATTCACAACAAATATTTTTAATTCAAAAAGATCAATACCTAGAGAGTAAGATAAGAACTTACTACGATTATGATATTAGAAGCGAAAAGAAAAAAGCATATATTGATTATTTAAAAGGGCTTTATGATGAATAA
- a CDS encoding recombinase RecT, with translation MSAITNTNQNTELNKERIALIKKHFFPAETKINKTEMEYCLSVATKYGLDPFLRQVFFVPHRAKVTKKW, from the coding sequence ATGTCAGCAATAACAAATACAAATCAAAATACAGAATTAAACAAAGAAAGAATCGCTCTAATTAAAAAACATTTCTTCCCTGCTGAAACTAAGATCAATAAAACAGAAATGGAATATTGTCTTAGTGTTGCAACTAAATATGGTCTAGATCCTTTCTTACGCCAAGTATTTTTTGTTCCTCATAGGGCAAAAGTTACAAAAAAATGGTAA